A region of Piscinibacter gummiphilus DNA encodes the following proteins:
- a CDS encoding M90 family metallopeptidase, whose translation MASWWAGLQRWRDRRTLDRRPIPDALWALTLARFPFLSLPDPNEASRLRDLSTLFLARKEFHGAHGLEVTDDMAVAIAAQACLPILNLGLEHYDGFLGIVVHAGEVVARREVMDEDGVVHHYDEELVGEAMEGGPLMLSWQDVADAGETAELGYNVVVHEFAHVLDMNDGQSDGIPPLPNRAMHDRWSQVFSAEYEAFRADVDRGVDTLLDPYAAHGPDEFFAVACEVFFVSPDDLRRNHPDIHELLVQYFRQDPASRSGRRRR comes from the coding sequence ATGGCCTCCTGGTGGGCCGGCCTGCAGCGCTGGCGTGACCGGCGCACGCTCGACCGCCGCCCGATCCCCGATGCGCTCTGGGCGCTGACCCTCGCGCGGTTCCCCTTCCTTTCGCTGCCCGACCCCAACGAGGCCTCACGCCTGCGCGACCTGTCCACGCTGTTCCTGGCGCGCAAGGAGTTCCACGGCGCCCACGGCCTCGAGGTCACCGACGACATGGCCGTGGCCATCGCCGCACAGGCCTGCCTGCCCATCCTGAATCTCGGGCTCGAACACTACGACGGGTTCCTCGGCATCGTGGTGCACGCCGGCGAGGTGGTGGCCCGCCGCGAGGTGATGGACGAGGATGGTGTGGTGCACCACTACGACGAGGAGCTCGTCGGCGAGGCCATGGAGGGTGGGCCGCTGATGCTGTCGTGGCAGGACGTGGCCGATGCCGGCGAAACCGCCGAGCTGGGCTACAACGTCGTCGTGCACGAGTTCGCCCACGTGCTCGACATGAACGACGGGCAATCCGACGGCATTCCGCCGCTGCCCAACCGGGCGATGCACGACCGCTGGAGCCAGGTCTTCTCGGCGGAGTACGAGGCCTTCCGCGCCGACGTGGACCGCGGCGTGGACACGCTGCTCGACCCCTACGCAGCACACGGTCCCGACGAGTTCTTCGCGGTGGCCTGCGAGGTGTTCTTCGTTTCGCCGGACGACCTGCGGCGCAACCACCCGGACATCCACGAACTGCTCGTGCAGTACTTCCGGCAGGACCCTGCGTCGCGCTCCGGTCGTCGGCGCCGGTAG
- a CDS encoding UDP-2,3-diacylglucosamine diphosphatase, giving the protein MTTDTRPSEAPIAPAVRASEWTAPGHWKSIDFISDLHLGPETPRTFEAWRQHLEHSPADCIVMLGDWFEVWVGDDLRDQGVAAQCVETLARVSKVKTVAFMAGNRDFLIGADMLAACGLRGLDDPTVMDAFGERLLLTHGDALCLSDVAYQKFRLMVRNPAWQQQALSLPQAERIRIGAQMRTQSETNQNGRSAPADWADVDFPAAMQWMEAARAPTMVHGHTHRPGTETMAPGYVRHVLSDWDLDHAPYRAEVLRWSAAGLHRVAPATGP; this is encoded by the coding sequence GTGACCACCGACACCCGGCCCTCCGAGGCCCCGATCGCTCCCGCGGTGCGCGCTTCCGAATGGACCGCCCCCGGGCACTGGAAGTCCATCGACTTCATCTCGGACCTGCACCTGGGCCCCGAGACCCCACGCACTTTCGAGGCGTGGCGCCAGCACCTCGAGCACTCGCCCGCCGACTGCATCGTGATGCTCGGCGACTGGTTCGAGGTGTGGGTGGGCGACGACCTGCGTGACCAGGGCGTGGCCGCGCAGTGTGTCGAAACGCTCGCCCGGGTGTCGAAAGTGAAGACCGTCGCGTTCATGGCGGGCAACCGCGATTTCCTGATCGGCGCCGACATGCTCGCCGCCTGCGGGTTGCGCGGCCTCGACGATCCGACGGTGATGGACGCCTTCGGTGAACGCCTGCTGCTGACCCACGGCGATGCGCTGTGCCTGTCCGACGTGGCGTACCAGAAGTTCCGGCTCATGGTGCGCAACCCCGCCTGGCAGCAGCAGGCCCTGTCGCTGCCGCAGGCCGAGCGCATCCGCATTGGCGCGCAGATGCGCACGCAGAGCGAAACCAACCAGAACGGCCGCTCGGCTCCCGCCGACTGGGCCGACGTCGACTTCCCCGCCGCGATGCAGTGGATGGAAGCGGCACGTGCGCCCACGATGGTCCATGGCCACACGCACCGCCCCGGCACGGAAACCATGGCGCCGGGCTACGTGCGGCACGTGCTGTCCGACTGGGACCTCGACCACGCGCCCTATCGCGCCGAGGTGCTGCGCTGGTCGGCGGCCGGCCTGCACCGCGTGGCACCGGCCACCGGCCCCTGA
- a CDS encoding peptidylprolyl isomerase gives MSQQVELQTNHGVIRIELDEAKAPESARNFIEYVKKGHYDNTVFHRVIKGFMIQGGGFEPGMKQKPTDAPIQNEASNGLKNAHYTLAMARTSAPHSATAQFFINTTNNGFLDFKSETPQGWGYAVFGKVVAGTEVVDAIEGVKTSRKGGHDDVPVDDVVIQSAKLV, from the coding sequence ATGAGCCAACAAGTCGAACTGCAGACCAACCACGGCGTCATCCGCATCGAACTCGACGAGGCCAAGGCCCCCGAGAGCGCGCGCAACTTCATCGAATACGTGAAGAAGGGCCACTACGACAACACGGTGTTCCACCGCGTCATCAAGGGCTTCATGATCCAGGGCGGTGGTTTCGAGCCCGGCATGAAGCAGAAGCCCACCGACGCCCCCATCCAGAACGAAGCGTCCAACGGCCTGAAGAACGCGCACTACACGCTGGCCATGGCCCGCACGAGCGCACCGCACTCGGCCACGGCCCAGTTCTTCATCAACACCACCAACAACGGCTTCCTCGACTTCAAGTCGGAAACGCCGCAGGGCTGGGGCTATGCCGTGTTCGGCAAGGTCGTGGCCGGCACCGAAGTGGTGGATGCCATCGAAGGCGTGAAGACGAGCCGCAAGGGCGGCCACGACGACGTGCCGGTCGACGACGTCGTCATCCAGAGCGCCAAGCTGGTCTGA
- a CDS encoding peptidylprolyl isomerase produces the protein MNLKKFDWRASLVVACIGLGAAVSAHAQKVKFQTTAGDIVVQLDAAKAPKTVNNFVQYVKDGQYNGTIFHRVIGSFMIQGGGFNPDMSEKPTRPPIPLEAQNGLKNDRGTIAMARTNVPDSATAQFFINVVDNGMLNASGPGNGYAVFGKVIEGMDVVDKIRAVPTTRKPPHADVPVEPVIIKKATLEK, from the coding sequence ATGAACCTCAAGAAGTTCGACTGGCGGGCCTCCCTGGTGGTGGCGTGCATCGGCCTCGGCGCGGCGGTGTCCGCCCATGCGCAGAAGGTCAAGTTCCAGACCACCGCCGGCGACATCGTCGTGCAGCTCGACGCCGCCAAGGCGCCGAAGACCGTCAACAACTTCGTGCAGTACGTGAAGGACGGCCAGTACAACGGCACGATCTTCCACCGCGTGATCGGCAGCTTCATGATCCAGGGTGGCGGCTTCAACCCGGACATGAGCGAGAAGCCCACGCGCCCGCCGATCCCCCTCGAGGCCCAGAACGGACTCAAGAACGACCGCGGCACGATCGCCATGGCCCGCACCAACGTGCCCGACTCGGCCACGGCCCAGTTCTTCATCAACGTCGTCGACAACGGCATGCTCAATGCCAGCGGCCCGGGCAACGGCTATGCCGTGTTCGGCAAGGTGATCGAGGGCATGGACGTGGTCGACAAGATCCGCGCGGTGCCCACCACCCGCAAACCCCCTCACGCCGACGTGCCCGTCGAGCCCGTCATCATCAAGAAGGCCACCCTGGAGAAATAA
- a CDS encoding L,D-transpeptidase family protein yields MIRSWTAWRQGALLAAGLWAAGLVFAAAATPVPPTSPEARLIQVYRLVQAGRTREALEQAESLTRDVPNFQLAQLVYGDLLLVRQKPRAPAEDLPPAAREQMAQLRREADQRLAALAERPPSGALPREFVELPPSSRHAIAVDASRSRLYLFENGRHGLKLVADHYVSVGRLGVGKQVQGDQRTPLGVYFITSRLDPVQLQDFYGAGALPLNYPNEYDRRQGRTGHGIWLHGVPSQNYARTPQSTDGCVVLANGDMQQLLRDVSPRTTPVVISQALQWVTPAQAESGRAAARHLIEQWRAARSSGDPRRLLPFYSSQFSAGGADAVDWARTVEKDLRAAQGRATELKDMSILAWRDKDDLLVVTFGLVLKGQRTGQVKRQYWGKEGGQWKIFFEGAIG; encoded by the coding sequence GTGATCCGCTCCTGGACTGCGTGGCGCCAGGGGGCGCTGCTGGCCGCAGGCCTGTGGGCCGCCGGACTCGTGTTCGCGGCCGCGGCGACCCCGGTCCCGCCCACCTCGCCCGAGGCCCGGCTCATCCAGGTCTATCGCCTGGTGCAGGCCGGCCGCACGCGCGAGGCGCTCGAGCAGGCCGAGTCGCTCACGCGCGACGTGCCCAACTTCCAGCTCGCCCAGCTCGTCTACGGCGACCTGCTGCTGGTGCGCCAGAAGCCCCGAGCGCCCGCCGAGGACCTGCCGCCCGCGGCCCGCGAGCAGATGGCCCAGTTGCGCCGCGAAGCCGACCAGCGCCTGGCCGCCCTCGCCGAACGGCCGCCGTCGGGCGCGCTGCCCCGCGAATTTGTCGAACTGCCGCCCAGCAGCCGCCACGCCATCGCCGTGGACGCGAGCCGGTCGCGGCTGTACCTGTTCGAGAACGGCCGCCACGGCCTGAAGCTCGTCGCGGACCACTACGTGTCGGTGGGCCGCCTCGGTGTGGGCAAGCAGGTCCAGGGCGACCAGCGCACGCCGCTGGGCGTGTACTTCATCACCAGCCGCCTCGACCCCGTCCAGCTGCAGGACTTCTACGGCGCGGGCGCGCTGCCCCTCAACTACCCGAACGAATACGACCGCCGCCAGGGCCGCACGGGCCACGGCATCTGGCTGCACGGCGTGCCGTCACAGAACTACGCGCGCACGCCGCAGAGCACCGACGGCTGCGTGGTGCTGGCCAACGGCGACATGCAGCAACTGCTGCGCGACGTGTCGCCGCGCACCACCCCCGTCGTCATCAGCCAGGCGCTGCAGTGGGTCACGCCGGCGCAGGCCGAGTCCGGCCGCGCCGCCGCCCGGCACCTGATCGAACAATGGCGCGCCGCACGCTCGTCGGGCGACCCGCGCCGCCTTCTGCCGTTCTATTCGTCGCAGTTCTCCGCCGGCGGCGCCGATGCGGTGGACTGGGCCCGCACGGTCGAGAAGGACCTGCGCGCCGCCCAGGGCCGGGCGACGGAACTCAAGGACATGTCCATCCTGGCCTGGCGCGACAAGGACGATCTGCTCGTCGTCACGTTCGGCCTCGTCCTGAAAGGACAGCGCACCGGTCAGGTCAAGCGCCAGTACTGGGGCAAGGAAGGTGGACAATGGAAGATCTTTTTCGAAGGAGCGATTGGATGA
- a CDS encoding tetratricopeptide repeat protein, translating to MIRLRPRTLRLAAAGLLMTSAIAFADDFTDVDRLFGAGQLAEALQRADQSLAARPQEPRVRFLKGLILSEMSRTPEAIDVFTKLAADHPDLPEPHNNLAVLYSKQGQYEQARRSLEAAIRTNPSYATAYENLGDVYAKLASQAYSKALQIDGNNAKVPPKLSMIRNLFSPQLAAQPAGRTVAVAPAPRPAPPAAAPAPAPVAPPAPAPAAKPAAKPVEPPQAAPAPAPAPKPAAATDTQAPRAAALAWAEAWSRKDMNGYFAAYTRDFSGGKTRKAWEEERRARILGKRSISVVLTDFDIDVKGDRATVEFRQAYRADTLKVSSRKRLDMVRVSGQWLIQKESSGS from the coding sequence ATGATTCGTCTTCGCCCGCGCACCCTGCGCCTGGCCGCGGCCGGCCTGCTGATGACCTCCGCGATCGCCTTCGCCGACGATTTCACCGACGTCGACCGCCTGTTCGGCGCCGGCCAGCTGGCCGAAGCCCTGCAACGCGCCGACCAGTCGCTCGCCGCGCGGCCACAGGAACCCCGCGTGCGTTTCCTGAAGGGCCTGATCCTTTCCGAGATGAGCCGCACGCCGGAGGCCATCGACGTCTTCACGAAACTCGCGGCCGACCACCCGGACCTGCCCGAGCCCCACAACAACCTCGCGGTGCTCTACAGCAAGCAGGGCCAGTACGAGCAGGCACGGCGTTCGCTGGAGGCCGCGATCCGGACGAACCCGAGCTACGCCACCGCCTACGAGAACCTGGGCGACGTGTACGCGAAGCTCGCGAGCCAGGCGTATTCGAAGGCGCTGCAGATCGACGGCAACAACGCGAAGGTGCCGCCGAAGCTATCGATGATCCGCAACCTGTTCTCGCCGCAGCTGGCCGCGCAGCCCGCGGGCCGCACCGTGGCCGTGGCGCCCGCACCGCGCCCGGCCCCGCCCGCTGCCGCACCGGCCCCTGCTCCGGTGGCACCGCCAGCCCCCGCTCCCGCGGCCAAGCCCGCAGCGAAGCCTGTCGAGCCGCCGCAGGCGGCGCCGGCGCCGGCGCCGGCGCCCAAGCCGGCCGCAGCCACCGACACGCAGGCCCCGCGCGCCGCCGCCCTCGCCTGGGCCGAGGCCTGGTCGCGCAAGGACATGAACGGCTATTTCGCGGCCTACACCCGTGACTTCTCCGGTGGCAAGACCCGAAAGGCCTGGGAAGAGGAGCGGCGTGCCCGCATCCTCGGCAAGCGCAGCATCTCGGTCGTGCTCACCGACTTCGACATCGACGTGAAGGGCGACCGCGCCACCGTCGAGTTCCGCCAGGCCTACCGCGCCGACACCCTGAAGGTGTCGAGCCGCAAGCGCCTGGACATGGTCCGCGTGTCCGGCCAGTGGCTGATCCAGAAGGAAAGCTCGGGCTCGTGA
- the cysS gene encoding cysteine--tRNA ligase, producing the protein MSLRIFNSLSRQTEAFTPIEPDHVRMYVCGITVYDLCHIGHARMMVAFDVVARWLRVAGYRVTYVRNVTDIDDKIIKRALERSIPIRQLTDEMTAAMHQDIGALGVEPPSVEPRATAYVPQMLDMIGKLEQKGLAYRTAGGDVNYSVRKFPGYGKLSGKSLDQLRAGERVAVADDKEDPLDFVLWKAAKPGEPGDATWASDFGAGRPGWHIECSAMGCALLGEQFDIHGGGVDLQFPHHENEIAQSEGANGRPPVAVWMHNGFVNVDNVKMSKSLGNFFTIRDVLKEYDGETIRFLMLRTQYRSPFNFSDAHLDDARSALRRLYTALDSVPAAADTAIDWSAGPAARFRDAMNEDFNTPEAVAVLFELAGEVNRTGSGAQATLLRNLAGTLGVLQQDPRTYLQGGGSVDESAIQAKIDARNAAKKARDFALADRLRQELLADGIVLQDSPQGTTWMKA; encoded by the coding sequence ATGAGCCTGCGCATCTTCAATTCCCTGAGTCGCCAGACCGAGGCCTTCACACCCATCGAGCCGGACCACGTTCGCATGTATGTGTGCGGCATCACGGTCTACGACCTGTGCCACATCGGCCACGCGCGGATGATGGTGGCCTTCGACGTGGTGGCCCGCTGGCTGCGCGTGGCCGGCTACCGGGTCACGTACGTCCGCAATGTCACCGACATCGACGACAAGATCATCAAGCGCGCGCTCGAGCGCAGCATCCCCATCCGCCAGCTCACCGACGAGATGACGGCCGCGATGCACCAGGACATCGGTGCGCTCGGGGTCGAGCCGCCCTCGGTCGAGCCGCGGGCCACCGCCTACGTGCCGCAGATGCTCGACATGATCGGCAAGCTCGAGCAGAAGGGCCTCGCCTACCGCACGGCCGGGGGCGACGTGAACTACTCGGTGCGCAAGTTCCCCGGCTACGGCAAGCTGTCGGGCAAGTCGCTCGACCAGCTGCGCGCCGGCGAACGCGTGGCGGTGGCGGACGACAAGGAAGACCCGCTCGACTTCGTGTTGTGGAAGGCCGCCAAACCCGGCGAACCCGGCGACGCCACGTGGGCGAGCGACTTCGGCGCCGGGCGCCCCGGCTGGCACATCGAGTGCTCGGCGATGGGCTGCGCGCTGCTGGGCGAACAGTTCGACATCCACGGCGGGGGTGTCGACCTGCAGTTCCCTCACCACGAGAACGAGATCGCGCAGAGCGAGGGCGCCAATGGCCGCCCGCCCGTGGCCGTGTGGATGCACAACGGCTTCGTGAACGTCGACAACGTGAAGATGTCGAAGTCGCTCGGCAACTTCTTCACCATCCGCGACGTGCTCAAGGAATACGATGGCGAGACCATCCGCTTCCTGATGCTGCGCACGCAGTACCGCAGCCCGTTCAACTTCAGCGACGCCCACCTCGACGACGCCCGAAGCGCGCTGCGCCGCCTCTACACGGCGCTGGATTCGGTTCCAGCGGCGGCCGACACGGCCATCGACTGGTCCGCGGGCCCGGCCGCGCGCTTCCGCGACGCGATGAACGAGGACTTCAACACGCCCGAGGCCGTCGCCGTGCTGTTCGAGCTGGCCGGCGAGGTCAACCGCACCGGATCGGGCGCGCAGGCCACGCTGCTCAGGAATCTGGCCGGCACGCTCGGCGTGCTGCAGCAGGACCCGCGCACGTACCTGCAGGGCGGGGGCTCGGTGGACGAGTCCGCCATCCAGGCGAAGATCGATGCGCGCAACGCCGCGAAGAAGGCCCGCGATTTCGCGCTGGCCGACCGCCTGCGCCAGGAACTGCTGGCCGACGGCATCGTGTTGCAGGACTCCCCGCAAGGCACCACCTGGATGAAGGCCTGA
- a CDS encoding DNA-3-methyladenine glycosylase family protein, whose product MVRIVTPDFWDEACRHLSKRDRVMRKLIPMFGDARLQSRGDAFTTLARSIVGQQISMKAAQTVWERLVEAVDGEAERVKPAAVLAVEAQQLREAGMSARKVDYVLDLARHFESGMVHVKQWQQMDDEAIIEELVAIRGIGRWTAEMFLIFHLLRPNVLPLDDLGLMKGISQNYFSGEPVSRAEAREVGDAWAPFRSVATWYIWRSLEPLPVST is encoded by the coding sequence GTGGTGCGAATCGTCACTCCTGATTTCTGGGACGAGGCCTGCCGCCACCTGTCCAAGCGCGACCGTGTCATGCGCAAGCTGATTCCGATGTTCGGCGACGCCCGGCTGCAGAGCCGCGGGGACGCCTTCACCACGCTCGCGCGCTCCATCGTGGGTCAGCAGATCTCGATGAAGGCCGCGCAGACCGTGTGGGAGCGCCTGGTCGAAGCGGTGGACGGCGAGGCCGAACGGGTCAAGCCGGCGGCCGTGCTGGCCGTCGAGGCACAGCAGCTGCGCGAAGCCGGCATGTCTGCCCGCAAAGTCGACTACGTGCTCGACCTGGCACGCCACTTCGAGAGCGGCATGGTGCACGTGAAGCAGTGGCAGCAGATGGACGACGAGGCCATCATCGAGGAACTCGTCGCCATCCGCGGGATCGGACGGTGGACCGCCGAGATGTTCCTCATCTTCCACCTGCTGCGCCCGAACGTGCTGCCCCTGGACGACCTGGGGCTGATGAAAGGCATCAGCCAGAACTACTTCAGCGGCGAACCCGTCTCCCGGGCCGAGGCCCGCGAGGTGGGTGACGCCTGGGCGCCATTCCGCTCGGTGGCCACATGGTACATTTGGCGGAGCCTTGAACCTCTGCCTGTGTCGACCTGA
- a CDS encoding acetyl-CoA carboxylase carboxyltransferase subunit alpha, translating to MSKRHFLEFEQPIAELETKIEELRYVQSESAVDISDEISRLSQKSQQLTKDIYSSLTPWQVAQIARHAQRPYTLDYINEIFTEFQELKGDRAFADDQSIVGGLARFNGQACMVIGHQKGRDTKERAARNFGMSRPEGYRKALRLMKLAEKFGLPVFTLVDTPGAYPGIGAEERGQSEAIGRNIFEMAQLEVPVIVTIIGEGGSGGALAISVGDQVLMLQYSVYSVISPEGCASILWKTSERAPDAAEAMGITAHRLKALGLVDKIVNEPVGGAHRDPKQMAAYLKRALNDALRQVSDLKPKELLERRYERLQAYGRFSDTKER from the coding sequence ATGAGCAAACGTCACTTCCTTGAATTCGAGCAGCCGATCGCCGAACTCGAAACGAAGATCGAAGAGCTGCGCTACGTGCAAAGCGAATCCGCGGTCGACATCTCCGACGAGATCTCGCGGCTGAGCCAGAAGAGCCAGCAGCTCACGAAGGACATCTACTCGAGCCTCACGCCGTGGCAGGTCGCGCAGATCGCGCGCCACGCCCAGCGTCCGTACACGCTCGACTACATCAACGAGATCTTCACCGAGTTCCAGGAACTCAAGGGTGACCGCGCCTTCGCGGACGACCAGTCCATCGTCGGCGGCCTCGCACGCTTCAACGGCCAGGCCTGCATGGTCATCGGCCACCAGAAGGGCCGCGACACGAAGGAGCGCGCCGCGCGCAACTTCGGCATGTCGCGCCCCGAGGGCTACCGCAAGGCCCTGCGCCTGATGAAGCTCGCCGAGAAGTTCGGCCTGCCCGTGTTCACGCTCGTCGACACCCCCGGGGCGTACCCCGGCATCGGCGCCGAAGAGCGCGGCCAGTCGGAGGCCATCGGCCGCAACATCTTCGAGATGGCGCAGCTGGAAGTGCCGGTCATCGTCACCATCATCGGTGAAGGCGGCTCGGGCGGCGCGCTGGCCATCAGCGTGGGCGACCAGGTGCTGATGCTGCAGTACTCGGTGTACTCGGTGATCTCGCCGGAAGGCTGCGCGTCCATCCTCTGGAAGACGTCCGAGCGCGCGCCCGACGCGGCCGAGGCCATGGGCATCACCGCCCACCGCCTGAAGGCCCTGGGCCTCGTCGACAAGATCGTCAACGAGCCGGTCGGTGGCGCCCACCGCGATCCGAAGCAGATGGCCGCGTACCTCAAGCGCGCCCTGAACGACGCGCTGCGCCAGGTCAGCGACCTCAAGCCGAAGGAACTGCTGGAGCGCCGCTACGAGCGCCTGCAGGCCTACGGCCGATTCAGCGACACCAAAGAGCGCTGA
- the tilS gene encoding tRNA lysidine(34) synthetase TilS, with protein sequence MRGIVAVACSGGRDSLALLHATATAARGQGLDVVALHIHHGLLPEADAWFDHVESMCRRWAAEGLPVRFIGHRLTARPRRGESVEAWARDARYAALATMAREAGAGLVLLGHHRRDQAETFLLQALRGGGVAGLSAMPSRIERDGLVWQRPWLDVPRAHIEQYVRQCGLDSVDDPSNTDPRFARNRLREAVWPVLVEAFPDAEVALAASARWAQQAAQVLDEVAAADLATCAVGERLDIAAWSRLGEARRINALRAWLRERRGEPATAALVERLRTELIGTGPACWAWAGGELRRYRGRLSFGQAVAAVAPSREPTLAIRRAGRYRLPGWGGAVHATRVDEGGVPLAWLAHLDLRERQGGEQFQAGFSRPARSLKKQYQAAGVPEWDRGGPLLFSGGQLVFVPGLGIDARVVGLPGQAQMMLAWEAANVTEG encoded by the coding sequence GTGAGGGGCATCGTCGCGGTCGCCTGCAGCGGGGGCCGTGACTCCCTCGCACTGTTGCACGCCACGGCCACCGCGGCGCGCGGCCAGGGGCTCGACGTCGTCGCGCTCCACATCCACCACGGGCTGCTGCCCGAAGCCGATGCCTGGTTCGACCACGTCGAATCCATGTGCAGGCGATGGGCCGCCGAAGGCCTTCCCGTTCGTTTCATCGGCCACCGCCTCACCGCGCGGCCTCGCCGCGGCGAGAGTGTCGAGGCCTGGGCGCGCGATGCGCGCTACGCCGCACTCGCCACGATGGCGCGGGAGGCCGGTGCCGGCCTCGTGCTGCTGGGCCATCACCGGAGGGACCAGGCCGAGACCTTCCTGCTGCAGGCCCTGCGGGGCGGCGGTGTCGCAGGCCTCTCCGCGATGCCGTCGCGCATCGAACGAGACGGCCTCGTGTGGCAGCGTCCCTGGCTCGACGTGCCGCGTGCCCACATCGAGCAGTACGTCCGGCAGTGCGGACTCGACTCCGTCGACGATCCCAGCAACACCGACCCGCGTTTCGCGCGCAACCGCCTGCGCGAGGCCGTGTGGCCTGTGCTGGTGGAGGCCTTCCCCGATGCGGAGGTGGCACTCGCGGCGTCCGCGCGCTGGGCGCAGCAGGCCGCGCAGGTGCTCGATGAAGTCGCCGCGGCCGACCTCGCCACGTGCGCCGTGGGCGAACGGCTCGACATCGCGGCTTGGTCCCGGCTCGGCGAAGCGCGTCGCATCAACGCGCTGCGGGCGTGGTTGCGGGAACGTCGGGGAGAACCCGCCACAGCGGCACTCGTCGAGCGGTTGCGCACCGAGTTGATCGGCACGGGGCCCGCGTGCTGGGCATGGGCCGGTGGAGAACTTCGCCGCTACCGCGGGCGCCTGTCCTTCGGGCAGGCCGTCGCCGCAGTGGCACCGTCGCGCGAGCCCACGCTCGCGATCCGCCGGGCCGGACGCTACCGGCTGCCGGGGTGGGGTGGGGCGGTCCATGCGACCCGCGTCGACGAAGGCGGCGTGCCGCTCGCGTGGCTCGCGCACCTCGACCTGCGCGAGCGCCAGGGTGGCGAGCAGTTCCAGGCGGGCTTCTCGCGGCCTGCGCGCAGCCTCAAGAAGCAGTACCAGGCCGCGGGCGTTCCCGAGTGGGACCGCGGTGGTCCGCTGCTGTTCAGCGGGGGGCAACTGGTGTTCGTGCCGGGCCTCGGCATCGACGCCAGGGTGGTCGGATTGCCCGGTCAAGCGCAAATGATGCTGGCCTGGGAGGCCGCGAACGTGACCGAAGGGTGA
- a CDS encoding aspartate kinase — MALIVHKYGGTSMGSTERIRNVAKRVAKWARAGHQMVVVPSAMSGETNRLLGLAKELSPTQTTDALLRELDMIASTGEQVSVGLLAIALQAEGVEAVSYAGWQVPVRTDSSYTKARIQSIDDARVRADLAAGRVVIVCGFQGVDDKGNITTLGRGGSDTSAVAVAAAMKADECLIFTDVDGVYTTDPRIVPEARRMATVSFEEMLEMASLGSKVLQIRSVEFAGKYRVPTRVLSSFTPWDIDIAEEARSGTLITFEEDEKMEQAVVAGIAFNRDEAKISVMGVPDKPGIAFQILGPVAEANIDIDVIIQNVSHDGKTDFSFTVHRNDYQRTLDLLNAKVVPATAATQVVGDPKICKVSIVGIGMRSHVGVASKMFRCLADEGINIQMITTSEIKTSVVIDEKYMELAVRALHKAFDLDQPAG; from the coding sequence ATGGCACTCATCGTTCACAAATACGGCGGCACCTCCATGGGCTCCACGGAGCGCATTCGAAACGTCGCCAAGCGGGTCGCCAAATGGGCCCGTGCCGGGCACCAGATGGTCGTCGTTCCCTCGGCCATGAGCGGTGAGACCAACCGCCTGCTGGGCCTGGCGAAGGAACTGTCCCCGACCCAGACCACCGACGCGCTGCTGCGCGAACTCGACATGATCGCCTCCACGGGCGAACAGGTCTCGGTGGGCCTGCTCGCCATCGCGCTGCAGGCCGAAGGTGTCGAGGCCGTGAGCTATGCCGGCTGGCAGGTGCCCGTGCGCACCGACAGCTCGTACACGAAAGCCCGCATCCAGAGCATCGACGACGCACGCGTGCGCGCCGACCTGGCCGCCGGCCGCGTCGTGATCGTCTGCGGCTTCCAGGGCGTGGACGACAAGGGCAACATCACCACGCTCGGCCGTGGCGGCTCCGACACCTCGGCCGTGGCCGTGGCGGCCGCGATGAAGGCCGACGAGTGCCTGATCTTCACCGACGTCGACGGCGTCTACACCACCGACCCGCGCATCGTGCCCGAGGCACGCCGCATGGCCACCGTCAGCTTCGAGGAAATGCTCGAGATGGCGAGCCTGGGCTCGAAGGTGCTGCAGATCCGTTCCGTCGAATTCGCCGGCAAGTACCGCGTGCCCACGCGCGTGCTCTCCAGCTTCACCCCGTGGGACATCGACATCGCCGAAGAGGCGCGCTCCGGCACCCTGATCACTTTTGAGGAAGACGAAAAAATGGAACAAGCAGTTGTGGCTGGCATCGCCTTCAACCGCGATGAAGCGAAGATCTCCGTGATGGGAGTGCCCGACAAGCCTGGCATCGCGTTCCAGATCCTCGGCCCCGTCGCCGAAGCCAACATCGACATCGACGTCATCATCCAGAACGTCTCGCACGACGGCAAGACCGACTTCTCGTTCACGGTCCACCGCAACGACTACCAGCGCACGCTCGACCTGCTGAACGCGAAGGTCGTGCCCGCCACCGCCGCCACGCAGGTCGTGGGCGACCCGAAGATCTGCAAGGTCAGCATCGTCGGCATCGGCATGCGCTCGCACGTGGGCGTGGCCTCGAAGATGTTCCGTTGCCTGGCCGACGAAGGCATCAACATCCAGATGATCACCACCAGCGAAATCAAGACGAGCGTGGTCATCGACGAGAAGTACATGGAGCTCGCCGTGCGCGCTCTGCACAAGGCCTTCGATTTGGATCAGCCCGCTGGCTGA